The DNA sequence GACCTGATCGGAGACAAGGCATGACCACGACGCCATCCGGAGGCACCGCCACCCGAAACCCCCGAGCCCTCCCAGGCCCGCTCGCGCTGGGCCTGGCCCGCGGCGGCACCGAGCTGCGGCAGTTCTTCCGGCACAAGGAACAGGTGGTCTTCACCTTCTCCCTGCCCGCCGTGCTCATGATCCTGCTCGGCTCCATCCTGGACGGCCCGACCGCGCTGGCCGGCGTGACGTCGGGGCAGCTGCTCGCCGCCGGGATGATCGGCTCCGGCATCGTCTCGACGTCGTTCAACAGCATCGCCACCGGCGTCTCGGCCGACCGCGAAACCGGCGCGCTCAAGCGGCTGCGCGGCACGCCGATGCCCTCGGCGTCCTACTTCATCGGCAAGATGGTGCTGGTCGCGGTGTCCAGCCTGGCCCAGACCGTGCTCATGGTCGCCGTCAGCACGCTGCTGTTCGGGCTGAAGCTGCCGACCGACCCGGCGAAGTGGCTGACGCTGCTCTGGGTGTTCGTGCTCGGCATCGTGTCCTGCACGCTGCTCGGGATCGCGCTCAGCTCGCTCGCGAAGTCGACCACCGGCGCGGTGGCCGTGGTGCAGATGTTGTACCTGGTGCTGCAGTTCATCTCCGGCGTGTTCGTCACGCCGATCACGAACCTGCCGAAGATCATGGTGGACATCGCGTCGTTCTTCCCGCTCAAATGGATCTGCCAGGGCTTCCGGTCGGTGTTCCTGCCGGACGGCGCGGTCGGAATGGAGATGGCTGGCTCATGGGAACTGCCGCGGGTGGCGCTGGTGCTGGGGATCTGGTGCGTGGCGGGGCTGGTGCTGGCGCGGCTGAGCTTCCGGTGGACCGACGGGAAGTGAGCGACGCCTGGGACCGGTTCAACTGGCTCTGGGAAATCCTCTTCGCGGTCTCCTACGTCGCCACGACGGTGCTGGTGCTGCTGGACGAGACCGATCCGGTCCGCAGCACCGTCGCCGTCGGGGCGCTCACCTCGCTCGTGCTGACGTACCTGCTCTGGGGGCGCGGGATCGTCCGGGACGACGGGCACGCGCGGCAGCGGTGGGCGTTCGCCGTTGTCGTCGTGGCCCTGGTCGCGGTCGCGGTGCTCGCCAACACGACGGCCAGCTTCATCCTGTTCATGGCCTGCCCGTTGCTGTTCATGACGCTCGAGTTCCGCCCGGCCGCGGTGCTCACCACGGCGGCGATCCTGCTGAGCCCCGCGGCGTCGATCCTCAACGACGGCCTCGAGGGCCCGGTGCTGCACATCCTGCTGCCGATGACGGCGATCCTCGTCGTGTTCGGGGTGCTGTCCGGCAAGTTCATCCTGCACGTCATCGAGGAGAGCCGGGCGCGCGCCGACCTGATCGCCAAGCTCGAAGAGAGCCAGGCCGAAGTCTCCCGGCTCTCCCGCGAGGCGGGCACGGCCACCGAACGCGAGCGGCTCGCCCGGGAGATCCACGACACCCTCGCGCAGGGTTTCACCAGCATCGTCACCCTCGCCCAGGCCATCGAGTCCGAAGTGGACACCGACCCGGCGGCCGCGCGGCGGCACGCCGAGCTGGCCGCGCGGACGGCGCGGGAGAACCTCGCCGAGGCCCGCACGATGGTCGCCGCGCTCGCGCCGGACGACCTGACGAGCGGTTCCCTCGTCGACGCCGTCCGCAGGCTGACCGACCGGCTCGGCGACGAGACCGGGCTGGCCGTCCGGTACGAAGTGGACAGTGACCTGCCCCCGTTGGCCATGGCCGCCGAGGTGGTCCTGCTGCGCGGGGCGCAGGAGGCGCTGAACAACGTCCGGCGGCACGCGACGGCGGCCGCCGTGCTCGTCCGGCTGTCCCTTGTGGACGACGCGGTCCGGCTCGACGTCCGGGACGACGGCGCCGGCTTCGACCCGGACCGCGTCACCGGGTTCGGTTTGCGGGGCATGCGGTCCCGCGCGGAACAGGTGGGTGGGACGCTGAGCCTCCGCAGTGGCGCCGACGGCACCGAACTGACCCTGGAGGTCCCCGCGTGATCCGCATCATGCTCGTCGACGACCACCCCGTCGTCCGCGAAGGGCTGCGCGGCATGCTCGAAGCCGAGCCGGACCTGACGGTCGTCGGCGAGGCGGGCTCCGGTGACGAGGCGGTCGCGCTCGACCGCGTCGCGCAGCCGGACGTCGTGCTGATGGACCTGCGGATGCCCGGGCTGGACGGCGTCGGCGCGACCAAGCGGATCCTGCGCGAGCAGCCCCGGCGGCGGATCGTCGTGCTCACGACGTACGAGACGGACGCGGACATCCTGCGCGCGGTCGAGGCCGGCGCGTCGGGTTACCTGCTGAAGGACGCGTCCCGCACGGAGCTGGCGAACGCGATCCGCGCGGCCTCTCGCGGCGAGACGGTGCTGGCGCCGTCGGTGGCGGGCAAGCTGGTCAACCGCGTCCGCAACCCGGAGCCGCAGACGCTGTCGGCGCGCGAGGTCGAGGTGCTGCGCCTGGTCGCGAAGGGCGGCACGAACGCGGACATCGGCCGCGCGCTGCACATCAGCGAGGCGACGGTGAAGACGCACCTGCTGCGGACGTTCGGCAAGCTCGGCGTCTCGGACCGCACGGCCGCGGTGACCACGGCGATGGCCCGCAACCTGCTCGGCTGAACGGCGCGCGGCAGAATGCCTGCATGCTTGAGTCGACCGAACATGCCCTGCTCCGCCGGATCGCCCACGAGCAGGCGGCCAGCCGGGCTCCCTCGCTGGTGGCCGCCGTGGTGCGGGACGGGGAGATCGTCTGGTCCGGCGGGCGGGGCCGCGTCGGCGGCGAGGTCCCCGGCACCGACACCCAGTACCGGCTGGGTTCGATCACCAAGACCCTCGTCGCCACCGCCGTCATGCGGCTGCGCGACGAGGGCCTGCTGGACCTCAACGACCCCCTGGAAAAGCACGTCCCGGGCACGCCGTTCGGCGCCGCGACCGTGGCCCAGCTGCTCTCCCACACCTCCGGCCTGACGTCCGAATCGCCCGGCCTGTGGTGGGAACGCACGCCCGGCGCCGACTGGGACGCGCTCGTCGGCAGCCTTGCCGACGGCGCCACCAAACACCGGCCCGGCGCGAGGTTCCACTACTCGAACGTCGGTTACGGCGTGCTCGGCGAGCTCCTCTCGCGCCACCGCGGCAAGGACTGGCTGGCCGTGCTCGACGAGGAGATCCTCGGCCCGCTCGGGATGACGCGCACCACCCCGCACCCGGTCGGCGCGCACGCCGACGGCTTCGCCGTGCACCCCTTCGCCGACGTCCTGCTGCCGGAGCCGCACCCGGACGCCGGCGCGATGGCCCCGGCGGGGCAGCTGTGGTCCACGATCACCGACCTCGGCCGCTGGACGGCGTTCCTCGGCGGCCACGGCGGCGGCGTGCTCGGCCCGGAGACCATCGAGCAGATGCGCACGATGGTGACCGTCGACGACACCGACGTCTGGGCCACCGGCTTCGGGCTCGGCCTGATGCTCGTGCGCTACCAGGGCCGCCGGCTGGCCGGGCACACCGGCTCGATGCCCGGGTTCCTGGCCGCCACGCTCGTCGACCCGGCCGCGGGCACCGGCGCGCTGGTGCTCACCAACTCGACGTCCGGTGTCGGCATCACCCCGCTGTGCCTGGACCTGATCACCATGACCGACGAGCTGGAGCCGCGCGTCCCCGCGGAGTGGCAGCCGTCCACTGTGGACCCGGCGCTGCTGGCGCTGACCGGCCTCTGGCACTGGGGCCCGACGCCCTACCACCTGCGGATCCAGGGTGACGGCCTGCTGTCGCTGGCCCCGGCGGAGGGCCCCGGGCGGGGCTCGCGCTTCCGCGCGACGGGCGACGACACGTACGTCGGCCTCGACGGTTACTACTCCGGCGAGACGCTGAAGGTGGGCCGGGACGGCGAAGGCGTCGCGAACCATCTCGACCTCGCGACGTTCGTCTTCACGCGCACGCCGTACGACCCGGCGGCCCCCGTGCCGGGTGGCGTCGACGGCTGGCGCTGAAGGCTGTCGTCGAACTTCGGTGCCGAGGGAGGGCCCCGCTCACACCCCCAGTCGGGGTGAGCGGGGCCTCGGGTCAGGGCGGCGCCGGACTTGCCGCGCCGGGGAACCTACGCGCGGGCCGCGACGCCGGGAACCGTGTTTTTACGGTCAAGCCGGGCGCCGAGTGCGCGGCCGCCGACGTCCGGAAGGCCGACGACGAGCTGCTCCGAAGGCCGGGAGCGGCGCCGTCCACTGCCCGGAACAGCGGTGATTCCACATTCCGGACACTTCAGCACCGCTTCGACCTGCTCCGTCCCGACCTGAGAGACTGGCCACAT is a window from the Amycolatopsis sp. NBC_00355 genome containing:
- a CDS encoding sensor histidine kinase, giving the protein MSDAWDRFNWLWEILFAVSYVATTVLVLLDETDPVRSTVAVGALTSLVLTYLLWGRGIVRDDGHARQRWAFAVVVVALVAVAVLANTTASFILFMACPLLFMTLEFRPAAVLTTAAILLSPAASILNDGLEGPVLHILLPMTAILVVFGVLSGKFILHVIEESRARADLIAKLEESQAEVSRLSREAGTATERERLAREIHDTLAQGFTSIVTLAQAIESEVDTDPAAARRHAELAARTARENLAEARTMVAALAPDDLTSGSLVDAVRRLTDRLGDETGLAVRYEVDSDLPPLAMAAEVVLLRGAQEALNNVRRHATAAAVLVRLSLVDDAVRLDVRDDGAGFDPDRVTGFGLRGMRSRAEQVGGTLSLRSGADGTELTLEVPA
- a CDS encoding ABC transporter permease codes for the protein MTTTPSGGTATRNPRALPGPLALGLARGGTELRQFFRHKEQVVFTFSLPAVLMILLGSILDGPTALAGVTSGQLLAAGMIGSGIVSTSFNSIATGVSADRETGALKRLRGTPMPSASYFIGKMVLVAVSSLAQTVLMVAVSTLLFGLKLPTDPAKWLTLLWVFVLGIVSCTLLGIALSSLAKSTTGAVAVVQMLYLVLQFISGVFVTPITNLPKIMVDIASFFPLKWICQGFRSVFLPDGAVGMEMAGSWELPRVALVLGIWCVAGLVLARLSFRWTDGK
- a CDS encoding serine hydrolase domain-containing protein is translated as MLESTEHALLRRIAHEQAASRAPSLVAAVVRDGEIVWSGGRGRVGGEVPGTDTQYRLGSITKTLVATAVMRLRDEGLLDLNDPLEKHVPGTPFGAATVAQLLSHTSGLTSESPGLWWERTPGADWDALVGSLADGATKHRPGARFHYSNVGYGVLGELLSRHRGKDWLAVLDEEILGPLGMTRTTPHPVGAHADGFAVHPFADVLLPEPHPDAGAMAPAGQLWSTITDLGRWTAFLGGHGGGVLGPETIEQMRTMVTVDDTDVWATGFGLGLMLVRYQGRRLAGHTGSMPGFLAATLVDPAAGTGALVLTNSTSGVGITPLCLDLITMTDELEPRVPAEWQPSTVDPALLALTGLWHWGPTPYHLRIQGDGLLSLAPAEGPGRGSRFRATGDDTYVGLDGYYSGETLKVGRDGEGVANHLDLATFVFTRTPYDPAAPVPGGVDGWR
- a CDS encoding response regulator transcription factor; the encoded protein is MIRIMLVDDHPVVREGLRGMLEAEPDLTVVGEAGSGDEAVALDRVAQPDVVLMDLRMPGLDGVGATKRILREQPRRRIVVLTTYETDADILRAVEAGASGYLLKDASRTELANAIRAASRGETVLAPSVAGKLVNRVRNPEPQTLSAREVEVLRLVAKGGTNADIGRALHISEATVKTHLLRTFGKLGVSDRTAAVTTAMARNLLG